A DNA window from uncultured Fibrobacter sp. contains the following coding sequences:
- the lepB gene encoding signal peptidase I — MENKEPFSMKKFVKGLLREIIVPVALALIVIQYVIQAFQIPSGSMEDTLHTGDFLLGLKFTYGSPIPFSNQKFPGYAYPAKGDVVIFRYPGEPEYPDGNPVRYTHLFNALMFGNLYWDHEPKPGQSHLIHYADGPKDYIKRCVAVSGDTVAVHKGRLYINGVLQDTLPGRGKYTATARTYSPRDERDAFVVPSVGDSFVVDKMPLEKLWWLRSLVAQENPDESVELEISLWKDSVEVNNYDFENFRIPVENDRGLALNELFRRNRTLIQQRLTQGDSVSGVMSFAYFKELSRIAYLPMIDPNLQGGMMRPVSYIAFEGSLLRDLEGNVALLNQAEEDNAGTVELVDVDAPQDGGSTVEGMAGDTLDAPANTKFEIRRRLLLGGKPLETYVVKTPQFFMMGDNRDNSADSRYWGFVSLRNIRAKAFVIYFSFENDDEAFSLKNPFTWWRLPFRIRWGRLGKIIQLID; from the coding sequence ATGGAAAATAAAGAACCGTTTTCGATGAAGAAATTTGTGAAGGGCCTGCTTCGGGAAATCATTGTCCCAGTGGCGCTTGCCTTGATTGTTATTCAGTATGTAATCCAGGCGTTCCAGATTCCGAGCGGGTCGATGGAAGATACGCTCCATACGGGCGACTTCTTGCTCGGACTCAAGTTTACCTACGGCTCTCCGATCCCGTTTAGCAACCAGAAATTCCCCGGATACGCGTACCCGGCCAAGGGCGACGTGGTGATTTTCCGTTATCCAGGCGAACCTGAATATCCTGACGGAAATCCTGTGCGTTATACGCACCTGTTCAATGCGCTGATGTTCGGGAACCTCTACTGGGATCACGAACCCAAGCCGGGGCAGTCGCACCTGATTCACTATGCCGATGGTCCGAAGGACTACATCAAGCGTTGCGTGGCGGTGAGCGGCGACACGGTGGCGGTGCATAAGGGTCGCCTTTACATTAACGGTGTGCTGCAGGATACCTTGCCCGGGCGCGGCAAGTACACGGCGACTGCACGAACTTATTCTCCGCGTGACGAGCGCGACGCATTCGTAGTGCCGTCGGTGGGGGACTCGTTTGTGGTCGACAAGATGCCGCTCGAAAAGCTGTGGTGGCTGCGTTCCCTGGTGGCGCAGGAAAATCCGGATGAATCGGTGGAACTCGAAATATCTCTTTGGAAGGACAGTGTCGAAGTCAACAACTACGACTTCGAGAATTTCAGGATTCCCGTGGAAAATGACCGTGGCCTTGCCTTGAATGAACTTTTCCGCCGGAACCGCACACTCATTCAGCAGCGGCTTACGCAGGGGGACTCGGTTTCGGGCGTGATGTCGTTTGCGTATTTTAAGGAACTTTCGCGTATTGCGTACCTGCCGATGATCGACCCGAACCTTCAGGGGGGCATGATGCGCCCGGTGAGTTACATTGCGTTCGAAGGTTCGCTGCTGCGTGACCTTGAAGGGAATGTCGCCCTGTTGAACCAGGCCGAAGAAGACAATGCGGGAACTGTGGAACTTGTCGATGTCGATGCTCCGCAGGATGGCGGATCCACGGTAGAAGGCATGGCGGGCGATACGCTTGACGCTCCGGCAAATACGAAGTTTGAAATTCGCCGCAGGTTGCTCCTGGGTGGAAAGCCGCTCGAAACGTACGTGGTGAAGACTCCGCAGTTCTTTATGATGGGCGACAACCGCGACAATTCCGCCGACAGCCGCTACTGGGGATTTGTTTCGCTCAGGAATATCCGCGCGAAGGCGTTCGTAATCTATTTCTCGTTCGAAAATGACGACGAGGCGTTCTCCCTTAAAAATCCGTTTACCTGGTGGAGGCTTCCGTTCCGCATTCGTTGGGGACGCCTGGGCAAGATTATCCAGCTGATTGACTGA
- a CDS encoding LytTR family DNA-binding domain-containing protein: MQCSALVIDDEPLARKRMISLLEPYSSEIEILGEAGSGAQAVKMIHEMMPDVVFLDIQMPDMDAFEVLHSLDGDDVPLVIFTTAYDNFALKAFEENTVDYLLKPVAPERLASSIEKLRKAIPQVDDTTVPSDLNWEKLRHLVDMSGLYLQRLQVKVGDRILFVNIDEVIRFHSEEKYTTVYTVNGQYVIDTPLVELEKKLDPRHFTRVHRSHIVAIDYIAECRKGDAGRMVMVLRDKAATQLVVSRSLVKKIRNL, encoded by the coding sequence ATGCAGTGTTCAGCCCTTGTCATTGACGATGAACCGCTTGCCCGCAAGCGCATGATTTCGCTATTGGAACCTTATTCTTCTGAAATCGAGATTTTGGGAGAGGCGGGGTCTGGGGCGCAGGCTGTCAAGATGATTCATGAGATGATGCCCGACGTGGTGTTTCTGGATATCCAGATGCCCGACATGGACGCATTCGAAGTGCTACATTCCCTGGATGGCGATGACGTGCCGCTGGTTATTTTTACGACGGCGTACGATAATTTCGCGCTCAAGGCTTTCGAAGAGAATACGGTGGACTACCTTTTGAAACCGGTGGCCCCCGAACGCCTGGCTTCGTCGATCGAAAAGCTCCGCAAGGCGATTCCGCAAGTGGACGATACGACCGTTCCGTCGGACCTGAACTGGGAAAAGCTGAGGCACCTTGTGGATATGAGCGGACTTTACTTGCAGCGCCTGCAGGTGAAGGTGGGCGACCGTATCTTGTTCGTGAACATTGACGAGGTTATCCGTTTCCATAGCGAAGAAAAGTACACGACCGTCTATACCGTAAACGGACAGTACGTGATAGATACCCCGCTGGTGGAATTAGAGAAAAAACTGGACCCGAGGCATTTTACGCGTGTGCACCGTTCGCACATTGTGGCTATCGATTACATTGCCGAATGCCGCAAGGGCGATGCCGGTCGCATGGTCATGGTGCTTCGCGACAAGGCGGCAACCCAGCTGGTGGTAAGTCGTTCACTCGTCAAGAAAATCCGTAACCTTTAA
- a CDS encoding copper resistance protein NlpE N-terminal domain-containing protein, with translation MSGKKFLFSLCTVALLVACSEEKSEPLPDLPPIEIPKDVPGLYSGRLPCDDCTSRMVRMTLLEDNSVEAVQLTLRDTMETDSLKGTFVVSDSTIKVSLSNDKIHWNFKRIKFGNLRYMTSAGVLYEDKDGLHADLIRIFKAPQKPIVKDSSKNPVTEQPKE, from the coding sequence ATGAGTGGAAAAAAGTTCTTGTTTTCGCTGTGCACCGTAGCCCTGCTCGTGGCCTGTTCCGAAGAAAAGTCGGAACCCCTGCCCGACTTGCCCCCTATCGAAATTCCGAAGGATGTGCCGGGGCTTTATTCGGGGCGCCTGCCGTGCGATGACTGCACAAGCCGTATGGTCCGCATGACGCTTCTGGAAGACAATTCCGTTGAAGCAGTCCAGCTGACTTTGCGCGATACGATGGAGACGGACTCGCTGAAGGGAACTTTCGTTGTTTCCGATAGCACCATCAAGGTCTCGCTTTCGAATGACAAGATCCATTGGAATTTCAAGCGCATAAAATTCGGCAACTTGCGCTACATGACTTCTGCGGGCGTGCTTTACGAAGACAAGGACGGCCTGCATGCGGATTTGATTCGAATCTTCAAGGCTCCGCAAAAACCCATTGTGAAAGATTCGTCGAAGAACCCCGTAACGGAACAGCCCAAGGAGTGA